A genomic segment from Propionibacteriaceae bacterium ZF39 encodes:
- a CDS encoding carbon starvation CstA family protein — translation MSTTEQEVSVSTGTARAIRTDPNRPPVAVIEPKGSTTLNKATFVVIALLCALGWTMIAIVRGERVSAVWFVLAAVGSYLLAIRFYAKLIETKLLKPDDTRMTPAEKFSNGKDFMPTDRRVLFGHHFAAIAGAGPLVGPVLAAQMGYLPGTIWIIVGVVLAGAVQDYMVLHLSIRRDGKSLGQMARDELGPIGGWAAIIGVMTIMIILIAVLGIVVIGALAESPWGVFSIAMTIPIALFMGIYLRFLRPGRVSEVSLIGVVLLVLSIVGGHWVSQSPTWAPIFTLTGPELAIWLAIYGFAASVLPVWLLLAPRDYLSTFMKVGTIVMLAIAILVAAPVITQPAVSQFAISGKGPAFAGQLFPFLFITIACGALSGFHALIASGTTPKMIEKESQARIIGYGGMLTESFVAIMALVAASIIDQHLYYIMNAPAGLTGGTPETAAAYANGMNLTSPGGTPLPDIDPATVQQAAVDVGEKSIVSRTGGAPTLAFGMAEVMSQIPLVGQIKSFWYHFAVMFEALFILTTIDAGTRVARFMLSDSLSNIPGLGRLKDPSWRVGAWVCSALVVLGWGGLLYMGVTDPLGGIRMLFPLFGIANQLLAAIALCVVFVIVMKKGLVKWAWIPGIPLFWDLIVTMTASWQKIFSTDPQIGYWIQNSQARAALAAGQPYQTAKTPEAVEAVIRNTFVQGTLSIVYALLVAIVFVVSMIVCVKALQKGGLPTSEVEPVPTKIFAPKGFTATAAEKKVLAEWKAAGLEPNPEAGKGHS, via the coding sequence ATGTCCACCACTGAGCAAGAGGTGTCGGTCTCCACGGGCACAGCCCGCGCGATCCGAACCGATCCCAACCGTCCCCCTGTGGCCGTCATCGAGCCCAAGGGGTCGACCACCCTCAACAAGGCGACCTTCGTCGTCATCGCCCTTCTCTGTGCGCTCGGCTGGACGATGATCGCCATCGTCCGCGGCGAGCGGGTCAGCGCCGTCTGGTTCGTCCTTGCGGCGGTCGGCAGCTATCTGCTCGCGATTCGCTTCTACGCAAAGCTCATCGAGACCAAGCTCCTGAAGCCTGACGACACCCGCATGACGCCGGCCGAGAAGTTCAGCAACGGCAAGGACTTCATGCCGACCGACCGACGTGTGCTGTTCGGTCATCACTTCGCCGCGATCGCCGGCGCGGGCCCTCTGGTCGGCCCCGTGCTCGCTGCCCAGATGGGCTATCTGCCGGGCACGATCTGGATCATCGTCGGCGTCGTGCTGGCGGGTGCGGTGCAGGACTACATGGTGCTGCACCTGTCGATCCGTCGCGACGGCAAGAGCCTCGGCCAGATGGCCCGCGACGAGCTGGGCCCCATCGGCGGCTGGGCCGCGATCATCGGCGTGATGACGATCATGATCATTCTGATCGCCGTGCTCGGCATCGTCGTCATCGGCGCCCTCGCCGAGAGCCCGTGGGGCGTGTTCTCGATCGCGATGACCATCCCGATCGCGCTGTTCATGGGCATCTATCTGCGATTCCTGCGCCCGGGCAGGGTCAGCGAGGTCTCGCTGATCGGCGTCGTGCTGCTGGTCCTGTCGATCGTCGGTGGTCACTGGGTCTCGCAGTCCCCCACCTGGGCGCCGATCTTCACGCTGACCGGCCCCGAACTGGCCATCTGGCTCGCGATCTATGGGTTCGCCGCCTCCGTGTTGCCGGTGTGGCTGCTGCTGGCCCCGCGTGACTATCTGTCCACGTTCATGAAGGTCGGCACCATCGTCATGCTGGCCATCGCGATCCTCGTCGCCGCACCGGTGATCACCCAGCCGGCCGTCAGCCAGTTCGCGATCTCGGGCAAGGGCCCGGCGTTCGCCGGCCAGCTGTTCCCGTTCCTCTTCATCACGATCGCGTGCGGTGCGTTGTCGGGCTTCCACGCCCTCATCGCCTCCGGCACGACCCCGAAGATGATCGAGAAGGAATCCCAGGCGCGGATCATCGGCTACGGCGGCATGCTGACCGAGTCGTTCGTCGCGATCATGGCGCTCGTCGCGGCGAGCATCATCGACCAGCATCTGTACTACATCATGAATGCCCCGGCCGGGCTGACCGGCGGCACGCCCGAGACCGCTGCGGCGTACGCCAACGGCATGAACCTGACCAGTCCCGGCGGCACCCCGTTGCCGGACATCGATCCCGCCACGGTGCAACAGGCGGCCGTCGACGTGGGCGAGAAGTCGATCGTCTCCCGCACCGGTGGCGCCCCGACGCTGGCGTTCGGCATGGCCGAAGTCATGAGCCAGATCCCGCTCGTCGGCCAGATCAAGTCGTTCTGGTATCACTTCGCCGTCATGTTCGAGGCGCTGTTCATCCTGACGACGATCGACGCGGGTACGCGGGTGGCGCGGTTCATGCTGTCCGATTCGCTCAGCAACATCCCCGGTCTCGGCCGGCTCAAGGATCCGTCGTGGCGCGTCGGTGCCTGGGTCTGCTCCGCGCTCGTCGTGCTCGGCTGGGGCGGCCTGCTCTATATGGGCGTCACCGACCCCCTCGGCGGCATCCGCATGCTCTTCCCGCTGTTCGGCATCGCCAACCAGCTGCTCGCCGCCATCGCCCTGTGCGTGGTGTTCGTCATCGTGATGAAGAAGGGCCTGGTCAAGTGGGCCTGGATCCCGGGCATCCCGCTGTTCTGGGATCTCATCGTCACCATGACGGCGTCGTGGCAGAAGATCTTCTCGACCGATCCCCAGATCGGCTACTGGATCCAGAATTCGCAGGCCAGGGCCGCGCTCGCGGCCGGCCAGCCCTATCAGACGGCGAAGACCCCGGAGGCCGTCGAAGCGGTCATCCGGAACACCTTCGTGCAGGGCACGTTGTCGATCGTGTACGCCCTGCTGGTCGCGATCGTGTTCGTCGTGTCAATGATCGTGTGTGTGAAGGCGCTGCAGAAGGGCGGGCTGCCGACCTCGGAGGTCGAGCCGGTGCCGACGAAGATCTTTGCGCCGAAGGGCTTCACGGCCACGGCCGCCGAGAAGAAGGTGCTGGCAGAATGGAAGGCGGCGGGGCTCGAACCGAATCCCGAAGCCGGAAAGGGCCATTCCTGA
- a CDS encoding aminotransferase class I/II-fold pyridoxal phosphate-dependent enzyme — MTVFDLPLDELRRRTSLKWTAFPPDVLPVWVAEMDCRPAPQVIEALTHAIVGGDTGYPVGRPYEHALAEYAAEVWDWEFDPVAHAIQVPDVMQGIVSVLDLLGTRGAPVVINPPVYPQFFKYLAWGERPIIEVPLTEAGRLDLEGLEKAFAGESGQKPEAFLLCNPHNPHGTVPTREELTTVARLAAEHGVRIISDEIHAPLVSAPAKHTPILSVEGVRDAVIIISASKAWNLAGLKSALAIGSPDVADRLLTMPDEVTHSVSYLGIVSHVAALREGRAWLAEALGEIEANRALLSSLLAEQLPEVRYQPGEATYLAWLDCRALGLADPGKTFLDKGRVALNNGPTFGSVGAGHVRMNLATSPEIIAEAVRRMAASV, encoded by the coding sequence GTGACCGTGTTCGATCTCCCCCTTGATGAGCTCCGCCGCCGCACCAGCCTGAAGTGGACGGCCTTTCCCCCGGACGTGCTGCCCGTGTGGGTGGCCGAGATGGACTGTCGACCCGCCCCTCAGGTCATCGAGGCGCTCACCCACGCGATCGTCGGTGGCGACACCGGTTATCCGGTGGGCCGGCCCTATGAGCATGCGCTCGCGGAGTACGCCGCAGAGGTCTGGGACTGGGAGTTCGACCCCGTCGCGCACGCGATCCAGGTGCCGGATGTGATGCAGGGCATCGTGTCGGTGCTCGATCTGCTCGGCACCCGGGGCGCGCCCGTCGTGATCAATCCGCCGGTGTATCCGCAGTTCTTCAAATATCTGGCCTGGGGCGAACGCCCGATCATCGAGGTGCCGCTGACCGAGGCCGGCCGCCTGGATCTGGAGGGGCTCGAGAAGGCGTTCGCAGGAGAATCGGGGCAGAAGCCCGAGGCGTTCCTCCTGTGCAACCCCCACAACCCGCACGGCACGGTCCCGACCCGCGAAGAGCTCACCACCGTCGCGCGCCTGGCCGCCGAGCACGGTGTCCGGATCATCTCCGACGAGATTCATGCCCCGCTCGTCTCGGCCCCGGCGAAACACACCCCGATCCTGAGCGTCGAGGGCGTGCGGGATGCGGTGATCATCATCTCGGCGTCGAAGGCCTGGAACCTTGCCGGGCTGAAGTCGGCACTCGCGATCGGCAGCCCCGATGTCGCGGATCGACTGCTCACGATGCCCGACGAGGTCACCCATTCGGTGAGCTATCTCGGCATCGTCTCCCATGTCGCCGCACTGCGGGAGGGCCGCGCCTGGCTCGCCGAGGCCCTGGGCGAGATCGAGGCCAATCGTGCGCTGCTGTCATCGCTGCTCGCCGAGCAGCTGCCCGAGGTGCGCTACCAGCCGGGCGAGGCCACCTATCTCGCCTGGCTCGACTGCCGCGCCCTCGGGTTGGCCGATCCGGGCAAGACCTTCCTCGACAAGGGCCGGGTCGCGCTCAACAACGGGCCCACGTTCGGGAGCGTCGGCGCGGGCCATGTCCGCATGAATCTCGCCACCAGCCCCGAGATCATCGCCGAGGCCGTCCGCCGCATGGCGGCGTCGGTGTGA
- a CDS encoding sulfite exporter TauE/SafE family protein produces the protein MGHDGDVIEWGFVLVLAAVAMGAVAQRVTGMGFALLAVPFLVLAVGPVQGVVLTNWCGVMSSGVNLVGVRRDVQWRRIALITSAAVLGSIPGALLIMVIPLNWLGIVVGSLTLLALLVSLRSPAGSRADSRGLRASIGFASGFMGVTAGVSGPPMVIYRKATDWPMRAFASSVQFHFMIVGITAVTLKWGEWPAYSIWHWVGLVLALALGSFAGSRVAPMVPNRTALRLVMIIAFAGTLMTIGRAAYNLLVGG, from the coding sequence ATGGGACACGATGGAGACGTGATCGAGTGGGGATTCGTCTTGGTGCTCGCCGCGGTGGCGATGGGGGCTGTGGCCCAGCGCGTCACCGGGATGGGTTTCGCCCTGCTGGCCGTCCCCTTTCTCGTCCTGGCCGTCGGACCCGTGCAGGGAGTGGTGCTGACGAATTGGTGCGGGGTGATGTCGTCGGGGGTGAACCTGGTCGGCGTACGCCGGGACGTCCAGTGGCGACGGATCGCGTTGATCACGTCGGCGGCGGTGCTCGGATCGATCCCCGGAGCCCTGTTGATCATGGTGATCCCGCTCAACTGGCTGGGGATCGTCGTCGGATCGCTCACGCTGCTGGCGTTGCTCGTGTCGCTCCGGTCCCCCGCGGGGAGTCGCGCGGACAGCCGCGGCCTGCGGGCATCGATCGGTTTCGCGTCCGGGTTCATGGGGGTGACCGCCGGCGTGTCGGGCCCGCCGATGGTGATCTATCGCAAGGCGACCGACTGGCCGATGCGGGCGTTCGCGTCGTCGGTGCAGTTCCACTTCATGATCGTCGGGATCACCGCGGTGACCCTGAAATGGGGCGAGTGGCCCGCCTATTCCATATGGCACTGGGTCGGCCTTGTCCTGGCTCTGGCCCTGGGCAGTTTCGCGGGCAGCCGTGTCGCGCCGATGGTGCCGAATCGGACGGCTCTGCGGCTGGTCATGATCATCGCGTTCGCCGGCACGCTGATGACGATCGGCCGGGCGGCCTACAACCTGTTGGTCGGCGGCTGA
- a CDS encoding pilus assembly protein TadG-related protein, producing the protein MRESESERGMSLSVLVLLWVFAILVVAGLVVDGGQKVTAARRAESAAAGAARAAADAGATARLAGQTDPGASLLAARRYLAGTPHVTGRASLVGGVVRVETESANPTIFLSLLGIGEVRSAAAAEADLVRAGG; encoded by the coding sequence GTGAGGGAATCGGAATCAGAACGCGGGATGTCGTTGTCGGTGCTCGTCCTGCTCTGGGTGTTCGCGATCCTCGTCGTGGCCGGGCTGGTCGTCGACGGGGGCCAGAAGGTGACCGCAGCCAGGCGGGCGGAGTCGGCGGCGGCCGGGGCGGCGCGCGCGGCAGCGGATGCGGGCGCCACCGCGCGACTGGCCGGGCAGACCGATCCGGGTGCGAGCCTGTTGGCCGCCCGCCGCTATCTGGCCGGGACGCCCCACGTGACCGGCCGGGCATCCCTGGTCGGTGGCGTGGTCCGCGTGGAGACCGAGTCGGCGAACCCGACGATTTTCCTGTCGTTGCTGGGGATCGGAGAGGTACGCTCGGCCGCCGCTGCGGAGGCCGATCTCGTTCGTGCGGGTGGCTAG
- a CDS encoding LrgB family protein yields the protein MWRELTASPVFGVVLTLGAYQLTVAIARRARGRAIANPILWSVVLIVALLLLTGTPVEEYARGGDIVAFFLGPATVALALPLHRQLDRIKEALAPILAASVLGASAAVLVGVWVTGALGGSAEVIASMAPKSATTPVALAISDSVGGIPSLTAALVILTGVLGAVAGPGLLTLLRIRNEISRGLAMGISGHGIATARALTESQTAGAFSALAMALSAVITPAVVAAVLPLLL from the coding sequence GTGTGGCGTGAACTCACCGCGTCCCCGGTCTTCGGCGTCGTGCTGACCCTGGGCGCCTATCAACTCACGGTCGCCATCGCGCGCCGTGCGCGCGGACGGGCGATCGCGAACCCGATCCTGTGGTCGGTCGTCCTGATCGTGGCCCTGTTGCTGCTGACCGGCACGCCGGTCGAGGAGTACGCCCGGGGCGGCGACATCGTCGCGTTCTTCCTGGGTCCGGCCACGGTGGCCCTCGCCCTGCCCCTGCATCGTCAGCTGGATCGCATCAAGGAAGCCCTGGCCCCGATCCTGGCCGCGTCGGTCCTCGGCGCGAGCGCTGCGGTGCTGGTCGGGGTCTGGGTCACCGGGGCGCTGGGCGGCAGTGCCGAGGTCATCGCGTCCATGGCCCCCAAGTCGGCCACCACCCCGGTGGCGCTGGCCATCTCCGACTCGGTCGGCGGCATCCCGTCGCTCACGGCCGCCCTGGTCATCCTCACCGGCGTGCTCGGAGCGGTCGCGGGGCCGGGCCTGCTCACGCTCCTGCGCATCCGCAACGAGATCTCCCGCGGCCTGGCCATGGGCATCTCGGGTCACGGCATCGCCACCGCCCGCGCGCTGACCGAAAGCCAGACCGCCGGTGCGTTCTCCGCACTCGCCATGGCGTTGAGTGCGGTGATCACACCGGCGGTCGTAGCGGCGGTCCTGCCCTTGTTGCTGTAG
- a CDS encoding CidA/LrgA family protein, whose amino-acid sequence MSRSRRFPLGGFLIILGCQFLGVAIAALAPLPLPGTVIGMLIFFAYLQWQRPGPEAGSVRAADGLLANLQLFFIPPGAGIIAHLVLVRNEWLPLLGGFLASWVAAAVVTGITAAVLLRLGSRRVA is encoded by the coding sequence ATGAGCCGCAGTCGCCGCTTCCCGCTCGGCGGCTTCCTGATCATCCTCGGCTGTCAGTTCCTCGGGGTCGCGATCGCGGCGCTCGCGCCGCTGCCCCTGCCCGGCACGGTGATCGGCATGCTGATCTTCTTTGCCTACCTGCAGTGGCAGCGGCCGGGACCGGAGGCAGGGAGCGTACGCGCGGCTGACGGGCTGCTGGCCAACCTGCAGCTGTTCTTCATCCCGCCCGGTGCGGGGATCATCGCCCACCTGGTGTTGGTGCGCAACGAATGGCTTCCGTTGCTGGGTGGTTTCCTCGCGTCCTGGGTGGCGGCTGCCGTCGTCACCGGGATCACCGCCGCCGTGCTCCTGCGCCTCGGGAGCCGACGTGTGGCGTGA
- a CDS encoding L-threonylcarbamoyladenylate synthase, with protein MARYFEVHPDNPQPRALGQVVDILNDGGLVAYPTDSGFALGCKLGNKDGLERIRRIRELDDKHHFTLVCSEFAQLGHFVQMDNDVFRAVKASTPGQYTFILEATREVPKQMLQAKKKTVGVRIPSHRTTLALLEALGEPLMSSSLILPGQTEPMSEGWLVNDELGNSLDAVLDSGDVSTDPTTVVNFSGDDVVIERYGAGDPSPFE; from the coding sequence ATGGCGAGATACTTCGAGGTCCATCCCGACAATCCCCAGCCGCGCGCATTGGGCCAGGTGGTCGACATACTCAACGACGGTGGGCTCGTGGCCTATCCGACCGACTCCGGGTTCGCACTCGGATGCAAGCTGGGCAACAAGGACGGTCTGGAGCGCATCCGGCGCATCCGGGAGCTCGACGACAAGCATCACTTCACCCTCGTGTGCAGCGAATTCGCCCAGCTCGGCCACTTCGTGCAGATGGACAACGATGTCTTCCGCGCGGTGAAGGCGAGCACGCCGGGGCAATACACGTTCATCCTCGAGGCCACCCGCGAAGTGCCGAAGCAGATGCTGCAGGCCAAGAAGAAGACGGTCGGCGTCCGCATCCCCAGCCACCGCACGACCCTGGCGCTGCTCGAAGCCCTGGGTGAGCCGCTGATGTCGAGCTCGTTGATCCTGCCCGGCCAGACCGAGCCGATGAGCGAGGGCTGGCTGGTCAACGATGAGCTGGGCAATTCGCTGGATGCCGTGCTCGACTCGGGCGACGTCTCGACCGACCCGACCACGGTCGTCAACTTCTCGGGCGACGACGTGGTCATCGAGCGTTATGGCGCAGGAGACCCGAGCCCCTTCGAATGA
- a CDS encoding S49 family peptidase encodes MDPIALLRTVRPTPQHPLVLELDLARGVISQSPGHPLEAFRARHSASMRQIRDGLTKAAQDPKVAGLVVHIGSCPLDPAQCDEIGELIARFGEHKPTIAWSETFGELGNATLAYRLASFAREIWIAPTGGLGLTGIQLAATLLRGGLEKLDIEPQFAQRKEYKTAADQFAATEITDAHREMLQRIADSIVDDTITGVAARRHLDPRAVRQAVDNSPLAAEDALQAGLIDQLGYRDEVYAELRRRFGEEVGGEKEISLQYAHRYARAHGQGRLDGLLNRNRDAIGLVELSGAIVFGPSQPGPSSSSAGSDTIAAHLREAARDEHVKAVVLRINSPGGSYIASDTIRREVLQLRKAGKPVIASMGAVAASGGYYAAMGCDAIVANPTTLTGSIGVLAGKFVLGGLVDRLGLVREDILAGANAGWFSTQTPFDEDQWAKLNEWLDTVYADFTTKAAADRRMPLDEFEPLARGRVWTGADAHARGLVDRIGGIATALEMAADRVGVRLDSLQVRGVPALPWLEQLKPAESSESRGVDATMTFPRERLLTGSPEDRLTALAEFVGIGLPHGVLALPWQLTIR; translated from the coding sequence ATGGACCCGATCGCGCTGCTGCGAACCGTACGCCCCACCCCCCAGCATCCCCTCGTCCTCGAGCTCGATCTCGCCCGCGGTGTGATCAGCCAGTCCCCCGGCCACCCACTCGAAGCCTTCCGCGCCCGGCATTCCGCCTCGATGCGCCAGATCCGCGATGGCCTGACCAAGGCGGCGCAGGATCCCAAGGTGGCCGGCCTGGTGGTGCACATCGGGTCCTGCCCTCTCGACCCGGCCCAGTGCGACGAGATCGGTGAGTTGATCGCTCGCTTCGGCGAACACAAGCCCACCATCGCGTGGAGCGAGACCTTCGGTGAGCTCGGGAACGCGACGCTGGCGTACCGGCTGGCCTCCTTCGCCCGCGAGATCTGGATCGCCCCGACGGGCGGCCTCGGCCTCACCGGCATCCAGCTGGCGGCAACCCTGCTGCGCGGTGGCCTGGAGAAGCTCGACATCGAGCCGCAGTTCGCGCAGCGCAAGGAATACAAGACCGCGGCCGACCAGTTCGCCGCGACCGAGATCACCGACGCCCACCGCGAGATGCTCCAGCGGATCGCCGACTCGATCGTGGACGACACGATCACCGGAGTGGCCGCCCGCCGCCATCTCGACCCCAGGGCTGTCCGTCAGGCCGTCGACAATTCCCCGCTCGCCGCGGAGGACGCGCTGCAGGCGGGCCTGATCGACCAGCTGGGTTATCGCGACGAGGTGTACGCGGAGTTGCGCCGCCGGTTCGGCGAGGAGGTCGGCGGGGAGAAGGAGATCTCGCTGCAGTACGCCCACCGCTATGCCCGCGCCCACGGCCAGGGTCGCCTCGACGGGCTCCTCAATCGCAATCGTGACGCGATCGGGCTGGTCGAACTCTCGGGCGCGATCGTGTTCGGGCCGAGCCAGCCGGGGCCCTCATCGAGCTCAGCCGGCTCCGACACCATTGCGGCCCACCTGCGCGAGGCCGCCCGCGACGAGCACGTGAAAGCCGTCGTCCTGCGTATCAACTCCCCGGGCGGGTCCTATATCGCCTCCGACACCATTCGTCGCGAGGTGCTGCAGCTCCGCAAGGCCGGCAAGCCGGTGATCGCATCGATGGGAGCCGTTGCGGCCTCGGGTGGCTACTACGCCGCCATGGGCTGCGATGCCATCGTCGCCAACCCGACCACGCTGACCGGCTCGATCGGGGTGCTCGCCGGCAAGTTCGTCCTCGGCGGGCTGGTCGATCGACTGGGGCTGGTCCGCGAGGACATCCTGGCCGGTGCGAACGCCGGCTGGTTCAGCACCCAGACCCCGTTCGACGAGGACCAGTGGGCCAAGCTCAACGAATGGCTCGACACCGTCTATGCCGATTTCACGACCAAGGCCGCCGCCGATCGCCGCATGCCCCTCGACGAGTTCGAGCCCCTGGCCCGCGGCCGGGTGTGGACCGGTGCCGATGCCCACGCGCGCGGATTGGTCGACAGAATCGGCGGCATCGCCACCGCCCTCGAGATGGCGGCCGACCGGGTCGGCGTACGCCTGGACTCCCTGCAGGTCCGGGGCGTCCCCGCATTGCCCTGGCTCGAGCAGCTCAAACCCGCCGAATCGAGCGAAAGCCGCGGTGTCGACGCCACGATGACGTTCCCGCGGGAACGTCTGCTGACCGGTTCGCCGGAGGACAGGCTCACCGCGCTTGCTGAATTCGTCGGCATCGGACTCCCCCACGGCGTCCTCGCGCTGCCGTGGCAACTCACGATCCGTTGA
- a CDS encoding pyrophosphate--fructose-6-phosphate 1-phosphotransferase — protein MVHKVALLTAGGFAPCLSSAIGGLIERYTELSPDTEIIGYRHGYQGLLTGDYLPVTDEVRANAGLLHQYGGSPLGNSRVKLTNVKDLIKRGLVNEGDDPLQVAADRLVADGVDVLHTIGGDDTNTTAADLAAYLAKHDYGLTVVGLPKTIDNDVIPIRQSLGAWTAAEMGARFAQNIVAEHNSAARMLIIHEVMGRNCGWLTAATAKAYRDWLDTREWLPEFGLSREAWDVHGVYVPEDHIDLAAEAKRLNEIMDRVGNVTIFLSEGAGVEDIVAEMEAAGKEVPRDPFGHVKLDKINPGAYFGDEFAKLLSAEKVMVQKSGYYSRSAAANQADLDLIKQCTDLAVDCALRGESGVIGHDEENNDQLSAIDFQRIRGGKPFDTSTDWYRAMLTDIGQDLPEA, from the coding sequence ATGGTCCACAAGGTCGCGCTGCTCACCGCCGGCGGATTCGCCCCCTGCCTCTCCTCCGCGATCGGCGGGCTCATCGAGCGCTATACCGAACTCTCCCCCGACACCGAGATCATCGGCTATCGCCATGGCTACCAGGGCCTGCTGACCGGTGACTACCTGCCCGTGACGGACGAGGTGCGAGCCAATGCGGGGCTCCTGCACCAGTACGGCGGTTCGCCCCTCGGCAACTCCCGCGTCAAGCTCACGAACGTCAAGGACCTCATCAAGCGCGGCTTGGTCAACGAGGGCGACGATCCCCTGCAGGTCGCAGCCGATCGGCTCGTGGCCGACGGCGTCGATGTGCTGCACACCATCGGTGGCGACGACACGAACACGACCGCAGCCGATCTGGCCGCCTATCTCGCGAAGCACGACTACGGCCTCACCGTCGTCGGCCTGCCCAAGACCATCGACAACGACGTCATCCCGATCCGGCAGTCCCTGGGTGCCTGGACGGCCGCGGAGATGGGGGCCCGGTTCGCCCAGAACATCGTGGCCGAGCACAACTCCGCAGCCCGCATGCTCATCATCCACGAGGTCATGGGCCGCAACTGCGGTTGGCTCACCGCCGCCACCGCGAAGGCGTACCGGGACTGGCTCGACACGCGCGAGTGGCTCCCCGAATTCGGTCTCTCCCGGGAAGCCTGGGATGTCCACGGCGTCTATGTCCCCGAGGACCACATCGATCTCGCCGCCGAGGCGAAGCGCCTCAACGAGATCATGGATCGCGTCGGCAATGTGACGATCTTCCTGTCCGAGGGCGCCGGCGTCGAGGACATCGTCGCCGAGATGGAAGCCGCCGGGAAGGAAGTTCCCCGCGACCCCTTCGGCCACGTGAAGCTCGACAAGATCAATCCGGGTGCCTATTTCGGCGACGAGTTCGCCAAGCTCCTGTCGGCCGAGAAGGTCATGGTCCAGAAGTCCGGCTACTACTCCCGCTCCGCCGCTGCGAACCAGGCCGATCTCGACCTCATCAAGCAGTGCACCGATCTGGCCGTCGACTGCGCGCTGCGCGGCGAGTCCGGTGTCATCGGCCACGACGAAGAGAACAACGACCAGCTCAGCGCGATCGACTTCCAGCGCATCCGCGGTGGCAAGCCGTTCGACACCTCCACGGACTGGTATCGCGCGATGCTCACCGACATCGGCCAGGACCTCCCCGAGGCCTGA
- a CDS encoding YbdD/YjiX family protein produces the protein MTIGELARSVQWYVMSIMGDNAYAKYCAHHRAHHPDEPLPTEKEFWKAKHRDAELNPRSRCC, from the coding sequence ATGACTATCGGTGAGCTTGCCCGGTCGGTGCAGTGGTATGTCATGAGCATCATGGGCGACAACGCGTACGCGAAGTATTGCGCCCATCACCGGGCCCACCACCCCGATGAGCCCCTGCCGACCGAGAAGGAGTTCTGGAAGGCGAAGCACCGCGACGCCGAACTGAATCCGCGCTCGCGCTGCTGCTGA
- a CDS encoding GNAT family N-acetyltransferase, which yields MGLVADSAMRRAPWTDLDGTTIYGLLALRAAVFVVEQDCAYLDLDGRDLEAGAEQWWIEDGTGITACLRVLDDGVNRAGVPVRRIGRVATAPAARGRGLASRLTERVLAAYPDSEFVLSAQAHLVEWYAGFGFVAEGEAYLEDGIPHRAMRRKVNGS from the coding sequence ATGGGTTTGGTTGCAGATTCTGCGATGAGGCGGGCGCCGTGGACGGACCTCGATGGCACGACCATTTATGGCCTGCTGGCCCTGCGCGCGGCTGTCTTCGTGGTCGAGCAGGACTGTGCCTACCTCGACCTCGATGGGCGTGATCTGGAGGCGGGCGCCGAGCAGTGGTGGATCGAGGACGGAACCGGAATCACCGCCTGCCTGCGTGTCCTCGACGACGGGGTGAACCGGGCCGGAGTTCCGGTACGCCGCATCGGGCGCGTGGCGACAGCGCCCGCGGCCCGCGGCCGGGGGCTCGCGAGTCGGCTGACCGAGCGCGTGCTGGCCGCCTATCCCGACAGCGAGTTCGTCCTGTCCGCCCAGGCGCACCTGGTCGAGTGGTACGCCGGCTTCGGCTTCGTGGCCGAAGGGGAGGCGTACCTCGAGGACGGCATCCCGCACCGGGCGATGCGACGGAAAGTCAACGGATCGTGA